The following coding sequences lie in one Oncorhynchus kisutch isolate 150728-3 linkage group LG3, Okis_V2, whole genome shotgun sequence genomic window:
- the LOC109887941 gene encoding zinc finger protein 280C isoform X2 — MSELFMECEEEELEPWQRQTPEVNLLGDGKHDDDDDEPIFVGELSTSKGTIINTRPTNNQRNVKTTPVQSGGVGRPRAPRMIMTHNSPQAHLTRGPVPHNIIIPGKGLNNAPRPLTAVPPQPIIINNQGYIMTTPQLSANSAFLASLGKQYPPGTSFTVVPGQQHILQQMTPAAGQQHILQQMTPGKLLPGVIHRPQVHMIHNNVVTLSNVQGPAALSSQPNRSNSTNLQIVSPVIQAKGNSWDYGKRGLPQDQNSTAKKAKQGIGSPHAQEILENGARFCKKCPKCKFDFYQQAAMKDHMVKCCPHLLECVFPSTPKSTYLFASKRIMLVTDFYYGRFEGDKPKLQQQKTPFTYKCQSCLKVLKNNVRFMNHMKHHLELEKQNSESWESHTTCQHCYRQYSTPFQLQCHVESAHSMVESSTNCKICELAFESEQVLLEHMKDNHKPGEMPYVCQVCNYRSSFFTDVDTHFRTVHENTKDLLCPFCLKVLKSGHVYMQHYMKHQKKGINRCGKCRLNFLTYKERVDHKTQHHKTFQKPKALEGLPPGTKVTIRASLTGPSPSSTHAAEKSSVSVIPEVSGMKVAKVKAQSSTSTTQGSSGGKGKATVSKKLLKQQKNNHVLQSLSIGERRHTCIECYSEIYDFYSHYPMVAICGACKYRTSCKTSFGNHMIRFHSAISKERFRKMRKIPVVLRNLTLVCLNCDFLADAHGTDLMSKHLIDRPHHVCKVILEKGEGGAVDDGIRGNKQGMSTLMFPDIQNAETATVSGAFEQLHSIPRFETSNVLMITPAAERGDGPEVMHVQTQESGRGDVILLDNDDAAVNQLVVAEVQGLPQISTVDQIQGVTQATELETPMESSVEEDQSLQSGPIVSETLMESSVEEELREEWALQSATRSPSSSLACELEGDVACLHESLSKPESVSFDDSKTVSASLETIPLNVDQEVNNIVEAKDNSSSSQSPAEVRAENKDILSSPETLKESAASE, encoded by the exons ATGTCCGAGCTTTTTATGGAATGTGAGGAAGAGGAGCTGGAGCCATGGCAGAGACAGACACCCGAAGTTAATTTGTTGGGCGACGGTAAACATGATGACGACGACGATGAACCTATATTTGTTGGGGAGCTTAGTACTTCAAAGGGCACCATTATTAACACCAGACCAA CAAACAACCAAAGAAATGTGAAGACCACCCCAGTTCAAAGTGGTGGAGTTGGAAGACCAAGAGCCCCTAGGATGATAATGACACACAACTCCCCCCAAGCTCATCTCACTCGGGGTCCAGTTCCCCACAACATCATAATTCCTGGGAAAGGGTTGAACAATGCACCTCGACCCTTAACAGCAGTACCTCCACAGCCCATCATTATCAACAACCAG GGTTACATTATGACCACACCACAGTTATCAGCCAACTCAGCTTTCCTTGCTTCCCTTGGGAAACAGTATCCCCCTGGGACATCTTTCACTGTGGTTCCag GCCAGCAGCACATTCTGCAGCAGATGACTCCAGCAGCAGGCCAGCAGCACATTCTGCAGCAGATGACTCCAGGGAAGCTTTTACCTGGGGTTATCCACAGGCCTCAAGTGCACATGATCCACAACAACGTAGTGACCTTGTCCAATGTGCAGGGCCCCGCTGCATTGTCTTCCCAGCCCAACCGCTCAAATTCTACCAACCTCCAGATTGTGTCCCCAGTTATTCAAGCCAAAGGCAACAGCTGGG ACTATGGCAAACGAGGTTTACCTCAAGACCAAAACAGCACAGCTAAAAAAGCAAAGCAGGGCATAG GGTCTCCCCACGCCCAGGAGATATTAGAAAATGGAGCACGTTTTTGTAAAAAATGTCCAAAGTGTAAATTTGATTTCTACCAACAAGCTGCCATGAAAGACCACATGGTG AAATGTTGTCCTCACCTGTTGGAGTGTGTCTTCCCCTCAACCCCAAAGTCTACTTACCTTTTTGCAAGCAAGCGCATCATGCTTGTCACAGACTTCTACTATGGTAGATTTGAGGGAGACAAACCAAAATTGCAGCAGCAGAAGACCCCATTTACCTATAAGTGCCAGAGCTGTTTGAAAGTACTCAAGAACAACGTCAG GTTCATGAACCACATGAAGCACCATCTGGAGCTGGAGAAGCAGAACAGTGAGAGCTGGGAAAGCCACACTACCTGCCAACACTGCTACCGGCAGTACTCAACCCCATTCCAGCTGCAGTGCCACGTTGAGAGTGCCCACAGCATGGTCGAATCTTCAA CCAATTGCAAGATATGTGAATTAGCCTTCGAGTCTGAGCAAGTGCTCCTGGAACACATGAAGGACAACCACAAGCCTGGCGAGATGCCCTATGTCTGCCAG GTGTGCAACTACCGGTCTTCATTCTTTACCGATGTGGACACACACTTCCGTACGGTGCATGAAAACACAAAGGATCTCCTTTGTCCATTCTGCCTTAAAGTTCTTAAAAGTGGTCATGTCTACATGCAGCACTATATGAAGCATCAG AAAAAAGGAATTAATCGTTGCGGGAAATGCAGGCTGAATTTCCTCACCTACAAGGAGAGAGTGGATCACAAGACTCAGCACCATAAGACTTTCCAAAAACCCAAAGCTCTGGAGGGCCTTCCTCCTGGAACCAAG GTGACTATCCGGGCCTCTCTGACCGGGCCATCTCCCAGTTCCACCCATGCTGCTGAAAAATCCAGTGTCAGTGTCATACCAGAGGTCTCAGGCATGAAGGTAGCCAAAGTAAAAGCTCAGAGTAGTACATCTACCACACAGGGCAGCAGTGGGGGTAAAGGCAAGGCCACAGTGAGCAAGAAGCTCCTTAAGCAGCAGAAGAACAACCATGTGTTGCAGAGTCTCAG TATTGGCGAAAGAAGACACACCTGCATTGAGTGCTACTCGGAGATTTATGATTTCTATAGTCACTATCCCATGGTTGCAATTTGTGGTGCATGCAAGTATCGGACAAGTTGCAAAACTTCATTTGGAAACCATATGATAAG GTTCCATAGTGCAATCTCAAAAGAGAGATTCCGGAAAATGAGGAAAATCCCAGTTGTCCTAAG GAATTTAACCCTTGTCTGTCTGAACTGTGACTTCCTGGCGGATGCGCATGGAACTGACCTCATGAGCAAGCATTTGATTGACAGACCACACCACGTCTGTAAGGTCATTCTAGAGAAAG GAGAAGGTGGTGCTGTAGATGACGGCATTAGAGG AAATAAGCAAGGGATGTCTACTCTGATGTTCCCTGATATCCAG AATGCTGAAACTGCCACAGTGAGTGGCGCTTTTGAACAATTGCACAG TATTCCTAGATTTGAGACCTCCAATGTCTTGATGATCACCCCAGCTGCTGAAAGAGGGGATGGGCCAGAGGTAATGCATGTTCAGACCCAAGAGTCAGGAAGAGGTGATGTTATTCTACTAGACAACGATGATGCAGCAGTTAACCAGCTAGTAGTGGCAGAAGTGCAAGGGCTTCCACAGATCTCTACAGTAGATCAGATCCAGGGAGTCACACAGGCTACAGAGCTAGAAACACCCATGGAAAGTTCAGTCGAGGAAGACCAGTCTTTGCAGTCAGGGCCCATAGTAAGTGAAACACTCATGGAAAGCTCAGTTGAGGAGGAGCTGAGGGAGGAGTGGGCTTTGCAGTCAGCTACCAGGTCCCCCTCTAGTTCTTTGGCCTGTGAGTTAGAGGGGGACGTGGCGTGTTTGCATGAGTCATTAAGCAAACCGGAATCTGTGAGCTTTGACGACAGTAAGACGGTCAGCGCTTCCCTGGAGACCATCCCCCTAAATGTAGACCAAGAGGTGAACAATATTGTGGAAGCAAAGGACAACTCCTCGTCCTCTCAAAGTCCAGCTGAAGTCAGGGCAGAGAACAAAGACATTCTCTCCAGTCCTGAAACACTGAAGGAATCAGCAGCCTCGGAGTAG
- the LOC109887941 gene encoding zinc finger protein 280C isoform X3 — translation MSELFMECEEEELEPWQRQTPEVNLLGDGKHDDDDDEPIFVGELSTSKGTIINTRPTNNQRNVKTTPVQSGGVGRPRAPRMIMTHNSPQAHLTRGPVPHNIIIPGKGLNNAPRPLTAVPPQPIIINNQGYIMTTPQLSANSAFLASLGKQYPPGTSFTVVPAGQQHILQQMTPGKLLPGVIHRPQVHMIHNNVVTLSNVQGPAALSSQPNRSNSTNLQIVSPVIQAKGNSWDYGKRGLPQDQNSTAKKAKQGIGSPHAQEILENGARFCKKCPKCKFDFYQQAAMKDHMVKCCPHLLECVFPSTPKSTYLFASKRIMLVTDFYYGRFEGDKPKLQQQKTPFTYKCQSCLKVLKNNVRFMNHMKHHLELEKQNSESWESHTTCQHCYRQYSTPFQLQCHVESAHSMVESSTNCKICELAFESEQVLLEHMKDNHKPGEMPYVCQVCNYRSSFFTDVDTHFRTVHENTKDLLCPFCLKVLKSGHVYMQHYMKHQKKGINRCGKCRLNFLTYKERVDHKTQHHKTFQKPKALEGLPPGTKVTIRASLTGPSPSSTHAAEKSSVSVIPEVSGMKVAKVKAQSSTSTTQGSSGGKGKATVSKKLLKQQKNNHVLQSLSIGERRHTCIECYSEIYDFYSHYPMVAICGACKYRTSCKTSFGNHMIRFHSAISKERFRKMRKIPVVLRNLTLVCLNCDFLADAHGTDLMSKHLIDRPHHVCKVILEKGEGGAVDDGIRGNKQGMSTLMFPDIQNAETATVSGAFEQLHSIPRFETSNVLMITPAAERGDGPEVMHVQTQESGRGDVILLDNDDAAVNQLVVAEVQGLPQISTVDQIQGVTQATELETPMESSVEEDQSLQSGPIVSETLMESSVEEELREEWALQSATRSPSSSLACELEGDVACLHESLSKPESVSFDDSKTVSASLETIPLNVDQEVNNIVEAKDNSSSSQSPAEVRAENKDILSSPETLKESAASE, via the exons ATGTCCGAGCTTTTTATGGAATGTGAGGAAGAGGAGCTGGAGCCATGGCAGAGACAGACACCCGAAGTTAATTTGTTGGGCGACGGTAAACATGATGACGACGACGATGAACCTATATTTGTTGGGGAGCTTAGTACTTCAAAGGGCACCATTATTAACACCAGACCAA CAAACAACCAAAGAAATGTGAAGACCACCCCAGTTCAAAGTGGTGGAGTTGGAAGACCAAGAGCCCCTAGGATGATAATGACACACAACTCCCCCCAAGCTCATCTCACTCGGGGTCCAGTTCCCCACAACATCATAATTCCTGGGAAAGGGTTGAACAATGCACCTCGACCCTTAACAGCAGTACCTCCACAGCCCATCATTATCAACAACCAG GGTTACATTATGACCACACCACAGTTATCAGCCAACTCAGCTTTCCTTGCTTCCCTTGGGAAACAGTATCCCCCTGGGACATCTTTCACTGTGGTTCCag CAGGCCAGCAGCACATTCTGCAGCAGATGACTCCAGGGAAGCTTTTACCTGGGGTTATCCACAGGCCTCAAGTGCACATGATCCACAACAACGTAGTGACCTTGTCCAATGTGCAGGGCCCCGCTGCATTGTCTTCCCAGCCCAACCGCTCAAATTCTACCAACCTCCAGATTGTGTCCCCAGTTATTCAAGCCAAAGGCAACAGCTGGG ACTATGGCAAACGAGGTTTACCTCAAGACCAAAACAGCACAGCTAAAAAAGCAAAGCAGGGCATAG GGTCTCCCCACGCCCAGGAGATATTAGAAAATGGAGCACGTTTTTGTAAAAAATGTCCAAAGTGTAAATTTGATTTCTACCAACAAGCTGCCATGAAAGACCACATGGTG AAATGTTGTCCTCACCTGTTGGAGTGTGTCTTCCCCTCAACCCCAAAGTCTACTTACCTTTTTGCAAGCAAGCGCATCATGCTTGTCACAGACTTCTACTATGGTAGATTTGAGGGAGACAAACCAAAATTGCAGCAGCAGAAGACCCCATTTACCTATAAGTGCCAGAGCTGTTTGAAAGTACTCAAGAACAACGTCAG GTTCATGAACCACATGAAGCACCATCTGGAGCTGGAGAAGCAGAACAGTGAGAGCTGGGAAAGCCACACTACCTGCCAACACTGCTACCGGCAGTACTCAACCCCATTCCAGCTGCAGTGCCACGTTGAGAGTGCCCACAGCATGGTCGAATCTTCAA CCAATTGCAAGATATGTGAATTAGCCTTCGAGTCTGAGCAAGTGCTCCTGGAACACATGAAGGACAACCACAAGCCTGGCGAGATGCCCTATGTCTGCCAG GTGTGCAACTACCGGTCTTCATTCTTTACCGATGTGGACACACACTTCCGTACGGTGCATGAAAACACAAAGGATCTCCTTTGTCCATTCTGCCTTAAAGTTCTTAAAAGTGGTCATGTCTACATGCAGCACTATATGAAGCATCAG AAAAAAGGAATTAATCGTTGCGGGAAATGCAGGCTGAATTTCCTCACCTACAAGGAGAGAGTGGATCACAAGACTCAGCACCATAAGACTTTCCAAAAACCCAAAGCTCTGGAGGGCCTTCCTCCTGGAACCAAG GTGACTATCCGGGCCTCTCTGACCGGGCCATCTCCCAGTTCCACCCATGCTGCTGAAAAATCCAGTGTCAGTGTCATACCAGAGGTCTCAGGCATGAAGGTAGCCAAAGTAAAAGCTCAGAGTAGTACATCTACCACACAGGGCAGCAGTGGGGGTAAAGGCAAGGCCACAGTGAGCAAGAAGCTCCTTAAGCAGCAGAAGAACAACCATGTGTTGCAGAGTCTCAG TATTGGCGAAAGAAGACACACCTGCATTGAGTGCTACTCGGAGATTTATGATTTCTATAGTCACTATCCCATGGTTGCAATTTGTGGTGCATGCAAGTATCGGACAAGTTGCAAAACTTCATTTGGAAACCATATGATAAG GTTCCATAGTGCAATCTCAAAAGAGAGATTCCGGAAAATGAGGAAAATCCCAGTTGTCCTAAG GAATTTAACCCTTGTCTGTCTGAACTGTGACTTCCTGGCGGATGCGCATGGAACTGACCTCATGAGCAAGCATTTGATTGACAGACCACACCACGTCTGTAAGGTCATTCTAGAGAAAG GAGAAGGTGGTGCTGTAGATGACGGCATTAGAGG AAATAAGCAAGGGATGTCTACTCTGATGTTCCCTGATATCCAG AATGCTGAAACTGCCACAGTGAGTGGCGCTTTTGAACAATTGCACAG TATTCCTAGATTTGAGACCTCCAATGTCTTGATGATCACCCCAGCTGCTGAAAGAGGGGATGGGCCAGAGGTAATGCATGTTCAGACCCAAGAGTCAGGAAGAGGTGATGTTATTCTACTAGACAACGATGATGCAGCAGTTAACCAGCTAGTAGTGGCAGAAGTGCAAGGGCTTCCACAGATCTCTACAGTAGATCAGATCCAGGGAGTCACACAGGCTACAGAGCTAGAAACACCCATGGAAAGTTCAGTCGAGGAAGACCAGTCTTTGCAGTCAGGGCCCATAGTAAGTGAAACACTCATGGAAAGCTCAGTTGAGGAGGAGCTGAGGGAGGAGTGGGCTTTGCAGTCAGCTACCAGGTCCCCCTCTAGTTCTTTGGCCTGTGAGTTAGAGGGGGACGTGGCGTGTTTGCATGAGTCATTAAGCAAACCGGAATCTGTGAGCTTTGACGACAGTAAGACGGTCAGCGCTTCCCTGGAGACCATCCCCCTAAATGTAGACCAAGAGGTGAACAATATTGTGGAAGCAAAGGACAACTCCTCGTCCTCTCAAAGTCCAGCTGAAGTCAGGGCAGAGAACAAAGACATTCTCTCCAGTCCTGAAACACTGAAGGAATCAGCAGCCTCGGAGTAG
- the LOC109887941 gene encoding zinc finger protein 280C isoform X1, whose protein sequence is MSELFMECEEEELEPWQRQTPEVNLLGDGKHDDDDDEPIFVGELSTSKGTIINTRPTNNQRNVKTTPVQSGGVGRPRAPRMIMTHNSPQAHLTRGPVPHNIIIPGKGLNNAPRPLTAVPPQPIIINNQGYIMTTPQLSANSAFLASLGKQYPPGTSFTVVPAGQQHILQQMTPAAGQQHILQQMTPGKLLPGVIHRPQVHMIHNNVVTLSNVQGPAALSSQPNRSNSTNLQIVSPVIQAKGNSWDYGKRGLPQDQNSTAKKAKQGIGSPHAQEILENGARFCKKCPKCKFDFYQQAAMKDHMVKCCPHLLECVFPSTPKSTYLFASKRIMLVTDFYYGRFEGDKPKLQQQKTPFTYKCQSCLKVLKNNVRFMNHMKHHLELEKQNSESWESHTTCQHCYRQYSTPFQLQCHVESAHSMVESSTNCKICELAFESEQVLLEHMKDNHKPGEMPYVCQVCNYRSSFFTDVDTHFRTVHENTKDLLCPFCLKVLKSGHVYMQHYMKHQKKGINRCGKCRLNFLTYKERVDHKTQHHKTFQKPKALEGLPPGTKVTIRASLTGPSPSSTHAAEKSSVSVIPEVSGMKVAKVKAQSSTSTTQGSSGGKGKATVSKKLLKQQKNNHVLQSLSIGERRHTCIECYSEIYDFYSHYPMVAICGACKYRTSCKTSFGNHMIRFHSAISKERFRKMRKIPVVLRNLTLVCLNCDFLADAHGTDLMSKHLIDRPHHVCKVILEKGEGGAVDDGIRGNKQGMSTLMFPDIQNAETATVSGAFEQLHSIPRFETSNVLMITPAAERGDGPEVMHVQTQESGRGDVILLDNDDAAVNQLVVAEVQGLPQISTVDQIQGVTQATELETPMESSVEEDQSLQSGPIVSETLMESSVEEELREEWALQSATRSPSSSLACELEGDVACLHESLSKPESVSFDDSKTVSASLETIPLNVDQEVNNIVEAKDNSSSSQSPAEVRAENKDILSSPETLKESAASE, encoded by the exons ATGTCCGAGCTTTTTATGGAATGTGAGGAAGAGGAGCTGGAGCCATGGCAGAGACAGACACCCGAAGTTAATTTGTTGGGCGACGGTAAACATGATGACGACGACGATGAACCTATATTTGTTGGGGAGCTTAGTACTTCAAAGGGCACCATTATTAACACCAGACCAA CAAACAACCAAAGAAATGTGAAGACCACCCCAGTTCAAAGTGGTGGAGTTGGAAGACCAAGAGCCCCTAGGATGATAATGACACACAACTCCCCCCAAGCTCATCTCACTCGGGGTCCAGTTCCCCACAACATCATAATTCCTGGGAAAGGGTTGAACAATGCACCTCGACCCTTAACAGCAGTACCTCCACAGCCCATCATTATCAACAACCAG GGTTACATTATGACCACACCACAGTTATCAGCCAACTCAGCTTTCCTTGCTTCCCTTGGGAAACAGTATCCCCCTGGGACATCTTTCACTGTGGTTCCag CAGGCCAGCAGCACATTCTGCAGCAGATGACTCCAGCAGCAGGCCAGCAGCACATTCTGCAGCAGATGACTCCAGGGAAGCTTTTACCTGGGGTTATCCACAGGCCTCAAGTGCACATGATCCACAACAACGTAGTGACCTTGTCCAATGTGCAGGGCCCCGCTGCATTGTCTTCCCAGCCCAACCGCTCAAATTCTACCAACCTCCAGATTGTGTCCCCAGTTATTCAAGCCAAAGGCAACAGCTGGG ACTATGGCAAACGAGGTTTACCTCAAGACCAAAACAGCACAGCTAAAAAAGCAAAGCAGGGCATAG GGTCTCCCCACGCCCAGGAGATATTAGAAAATGGAGCACGTTTTTGTAAAAAATGTCCAAAGTGTAAATTTGATTTCTACCAACAAGCTGCCATGAAAGACCACATGGTG AAATGTTGTCCTCACCTGTTGGAGTGTGTCTTCCCCTCAACCCCAAAGTCTACTTACCTTTTTGCAAGCAAGCGCATCATGCTTGTCACAGACTTCTACTATGGTAGATTTGAGGGAGACAAACCAAAATTGCAGCAGCAGAAGACCCCATTTACCTATAAGTGCCAGAGCTGTTTGAAAGTACTCAAGAACAACGTCAG GTTCATGAACCACATGAAGCACCATCTGGAGCTGGAGAAGCAGAACAGTGAGAGCTGGGAAAGCCACACTACCTGCCAACACTGCTACCGGCAGTACTCAACCCCATTCCAGCTGCAGTGCCACGTTGAGAGTGCCCACAGCATGGTCGAATCTTCAA CCAATTGCAAGATATGTGAATTAGCCTTCGAGTCTGAGCAAGTGCTCCTGGAACACATGAAGGACAACCACAAGCCTGGCGAGATGCCCTATGTCTGCCAG GTGTGCAACTACCGGTCTTCATTCTTTACCGATGTGGACACACACTTCCGTACGGTGCATGAAAACACAAAGGATCTCCTTTGTCCATTCTGCCTTAAAGTTCTTAAAAGTGGTCATGTCTACATGCAGCACTATATGAAGCATCAG AAAAAAGGAATTAATCGTTGCGGGAAATGCAGGCTGAATTTCCTCACCTACAAGGAGAGAGTGGATCACAAGACTCAGCACCATAAGACTTTCCAAAAACCCAAAGCTCTGGAGGGCCTTCCTCCTGGAACCAAG GTGACTATCCGGGCCTCTCTGACCGGGCCATCTCCCAGTTCCACCCATGCTGCTGAAAAATCCAGTGTCAGTGTCATACCAGAGGTCTCAGGCATGAAGGTAGCCAAAGTAAAAGCTCAGAGTAGTACATCTACCACACAGGGCAGCAGTGGGGGTAAAGGCAAGGCCACAGTGAGCAAGAAGCTCCTTAAGCAGCAGAAGAACAACCATGTGTTGCAGAGTCTCAG TATTGGCGAAAGAAGACACACCTGCATTGAGTGCTACTCGGAGATTTATGATTTCTATAGTCACTATCCCATGGTTGCAATTTGTGGTGCATGCAAGTATCGGACAAGTTGCAAAACTTCATTTGGAAACCATATGATAAG GTTCCATAGTGCAATCTCAAAAGAGAGATTCCGGAAAATGAGGAAAATCCCAGTTGTCCTAAG GAATTTAACCCTTGTCTGTCTGAACTGTGACTTCCTGGCGGATGCGCATGGAACTGACCTCATGAGCAAGCATTTGATTGACAGACCACACCACGTCTGTAAGGTCATTCTAGAGAAAG GAGAAGGTGGTGCTGTAGATGACGGCATTAGAGG AAATAAGCAAGGGATGTCTACTCTGATGTTCCCTGATATCCAG AATGCTGAAACTGCCACAGTGAGTGGCGCTTTTGAACAATTGCACAG TATTCCTAGATTTGAGACCTCCAATGTCTTGATGATCACCCCAGCTGCTGAAAGAGGGGATGGGCCAGAGGTAATGCATGTTCAGACCCAAGAGTCAGGAAGAGGTGATGTTATTCTACTAGACAACGATGATGCAGCAGTTAACCAGCTAGTAGTGGCAGAAGTGCAAGGGCTTCCACAGATCTCTACAGTAGATCAGATCCAGGGAGTCACACAGGCTACAGAGCTAGAAACACCCATGGAAAGTTCAGTCGAGGAAGACCAGTCTTTGCAGTCAGGGCCCATAGTAAGTGAAACACTCATGGAAAGCTCAGTTGAGGAGGAGCTGAGGGAGGAGTGGGCTTTGCAGTCAGCTACCAGGTCCCCCTCTAGTTCTTTGGCCTGTGAGTTAGAGGGGGACGTGGCGTGTTTGCATGAGTCATTAAGCAAACCGGAATCTGTGAGCTTTGACGACAGTAAGACGGTCAGCGCTTCCCTGGAGACCATCCCCCTAAATGTAGACCAAGAGGTGAACAATATTGTGGAAGCAAAGGACAACTCCTCGTCCTCTCAAAGTCCAGCTGAAGTCAGGGCAGAGAACAAAGACATTCTCTCCAGTCCTGAAACACTGAAGGAATCAGCAGCCTCGGAGTAG